The Stappia sp. genome window below encodes:
- a CDS encoding TrkH family potassium uptake protein has protein sequence MDFRAVAQPIGWLMIVIAVFMLLPAAVDLSAGNADWSGFVLSAALVGCTGATMALAFSAPSNVMRRREIFLFVNLAWVVSGLCAALPMMFGAARMSVSDAVFEAVSGLTTTGATVLTGLDTLPVGLLLWRSLLQWMGGIGIVVLGIWLLPGLRSGGAQLFAVESSETATKPYGRIEPFLMRLLVLYVGLTAAAGLLYRLGGMDAFQALNHALTTVSTGGYSTSDRSFGQFTALPLYWVAIVFMTLSSLPFLFLIRFVERGERRDLPQIAFFLGLVACASLAAFTVLHLHASADPWRELTLAVFHVVSVVSTTGYASEDYLRWGPFALTLFFLLTFFGGCSGSTSGGFKAFRAVALLRLIRTRVQLLIRPHRACAARYDGRRLTPDVAEGIFVFAIVYVGTFALFALVYAGAGLDLETALSASITALANVGPGVGAIIGPAGTFQSLGDATKLLLAYEMILGRLEILAGLLVLLPEFWTGD, from the coding sequence ATGGACTTTCGCGCGGTGGCGCAGCCGATCGGCTGGCTGATGATCGTGATCGCCGTGTTCATGCTCCTGCCCGCCGCGGTCGACCTGAGCGCGGGCAACGCCGACTGGAGCGGCTTCGTCCTGTCGGCGGCGCTGGTCGGATGCACGGGTGCGACCATGGCGCTGGCCTTTTCGGCGCCCTCCAACGTCATGCGCCGACGCGAGATTTTCCTCTTCGTCAATCTTGCCTGGGTGGTGAGCGGACTGTGCGCGGCCTTGCCGATGATGTTCGGCGCGGCGCGCATGTCCGTGTCGGACGCGGTGTTCGAGGCGGTGTCCGGGCTGACGACGACGGGCGCCACGGTTCTCACCGGTCTCGACACGCTGCCGGTCGGCCTGCTGCTCTGGCGCTCGCTGCTGCAATGGATGGGCGGGATCGGCATCGTCGTGCTCGGCATCTGGCTGCTGCCGGGACTGCGGTCGGGCGGCGCACAGCTGTTCGCGGTGGAATCCTCGGAGACCGCGACGAAACCCTATGGCCGCATCGAGCCGTTCCTGATGCGGCTGCTGGTGCTTTACGTCGGGCTGACGGCGGCGGCGGGGCTTCTCTATCGCCTCGGCGGCATGGATGCGTTCCAGGCGCTCAATCACGCGCTGACGACGGTGTCGACCGGCGGCTACTCGACCTCCGACCGGTCCTTCGGCCAGTTCACGGCCCTGCCGCTCTACTGGGTCGCGATCGTCTTCATGACGTTGTCGAGCCTGCCGTTTCTCTTTCTCATCCGCTTCGTGGAACGGGGCGAGCGGCGGGATCTGCCGCAGATCGCGTTCTTTCTCGGCCTGGTGGCGTGTGCCTCTCTCGCCGCCTTCACGGTGCTCCACCTGCATGCCAGCGCCGACCCGTGGCGCGAGCTCACACTTGCCGTCTTCCATGTGGTCTCCGTCGTTTCGACCACGGGCTACGCGAGCGAGGATTATCTGAGGTGGGGGCCCTTCGCCCTGACGCTCTTCTTCCTGCTGACGTTCTTCGGCGGGTGCAGCGGGTCGACCTCGGGCGGTTTCAAGGCGTTTCGCGCGGTCGCGCTGCTGAGGCTGATCCGCACGCGCGTCCAGCTCCTGATCCGCCCGCACCGGGCCTGCGCGGCGCGCTATGACGGGCGCAGGCTGACGCCGGACGTCGCCGAGGGCATCTTCGTCTTCGCCATCGTCTATGTCGGGACCTTCGCGCTGTTCGCGCTGGTCTACGCGGGCGCGGGGCTCGATCTGGAGACCGCGCTGAGCGCGTCGATCACCGCGCTCGCCAACGTGGGTCCGGGCGTGGGCGCGATCATCGGGCCGGCGGGCACGTTCCAGTCGCTCGGCGATGCCACCAAGCTGCTTCTGGCCTATGAGATGATCCTCGGCCGGCTGGAGATCCTGGCCGGCCTGCTCGTGCTTCTGCCGGAATTCTGGACCGGCGATTGA
- the ffh gene encoding signal recognition particle protein — translation MFESLSDRLSGILDKLTRRGALSEADVSEALREVRRALIEADVALPIVKSFTDKVRNRAVGQEVLKSVTPGQQVVKIVHDQLVEMLGAEADPIDLNAPAPVALMMVGLQGSGKTTTTAKIALRLTQRDKRKVLMASLDTRRPAAQEQLKVLGEQTGIDTLPIVAGQSPVQIASRAMTAAKLGGYDVVMLDTAGRTHIDEPLMVEMAEIKASAAPHEILLVADSLTGQDAVNVATSFDERVGITGIVLTRMDGDGRGGAALSMRAVTGKPVKLIGTGEKADALEDFHPSRIADRILGMGDIVSLVEKAAREFDEEKTARMAAKMQKGAFDLEDLAEQLKQMEKLGGMSGIMGMMPGVGKLKKQMGEANLDDKMIKRQVAIIQSMTPQERRKPELLKASRKKRIAAGSGVDVAAVNKLLKMHRQMADMMKQMGKGKGGLLGKMMGGMGGGMPGGMPNIDPKELEKLAKSGQLPGMGGGGGLPGGLPGGMPGLPGPGGAKLPGLGGMPGMARGKKK, via the coding sequence ATGTTTGAAAGTCTGTCCGATCGCCTGAGCGGCATTCTCGACAAGCTCACCCGACGCGGTGCGCTGTCTGAGGCCGACGTGTCCGAGGCGCTGCGCGAGGTCCGCCGCGCGCTGATCGAGGCCGACGTCGCCCTGCCGATCGTCAAGTCCTTCACCGACAAGGTGCGCAACCGCGCCGTCGGCCAGGAAGTCCTGAAGTCGGTCACTCCGGGCCAGCAGGTCGTCAAGATCGTGCACGACCAGCTCGTGGAGATGCTGGGCGCCGAGGCCGATCCGATCGACCTCAACGCGCCGGCTCCGGTGGCGCTGATGATGGTCGGCCTGCAGGGCTCGGGCAAGACGACGACCACCGCGAAAATCGCCCTGCGGCTGACCCAGCGGGACAAGCGCAAGGTCCTGATGGCCTCGCTCGACACCCGCCGCCCGGCCGCGCAGGAACAGCTCAAGGTGCTCGGCGAGCAGACCGGCATCGACACGCTGCCGATCGTCGCCGGCCAGTCGCCGGTGCAGATCGCTAGCCGGGCGATGACCGCGGCGAAGCTCGGCGGCTACGACGTCGTCATGCTCGACACCGCCGGCCGCACGCATATCGACGAGCCGCTGATGGTGGAGATGGCCGAGATCAAGGCCTCCGCCGCGCCGCATGAGATCCTGCTGGTCGCGGATTCGCTGACCGGTCAGGACGCGGTCAACGTCGCGACCTCCTTCGACGAGCGCGTCGGCATCACCGGCATCGTGCTGACCCGCATGGACGGCGACGGGCGCGGCGGCGCCGCCCTGTCGATGCGCGCGGTCACCGGCAAGCCGGTCAAGCTGATCGGCACCGGCGAGAAGGCGGACGCGCTGGAGGACTTCCATCCCTCGCGCATCGCCGACCGCATCCTCGGCATGGGCGACATCGTCTCGCTGGTCGAAAAGGCCGCGCGCGAGTTCGACGAGGAAAAGACGGCCAGGATGGCCGCCAAGATGCAGAAGGGCGCCTTCGATCTGGAGGACCTCGCCGAGCAGCTCAAGCAGATGGAAAAGCTCGGCGGCATGTCGGGCATCATGGGCATGATGCCGGGCGTGGGGAAGCTCAAGAAGCAGATGGGCGAGGCCAATCTCGACGACAAGATGATCAAGCGCCAGGTCGCGATCATCCAGTCGATGACCCCACAGGAACGGCGCAAGCCCGAGCTCCTCAAGGCCAGCCGCAAGAAGCGCATCGCCGCCGGCTCCGGCGTCGACGTCGCCGCGGTCAACAAGCTCCTGAAGATGCACCGCCAGATGGCGGACATGATGAAGCAGATGGGCAAGGGCAAGGGCGGCCTGCTCGGCAAGATGATGGGCGGCATGGGCGGCGGGATGCCTGGCGGCATGCCGAACATCGATCCCAAGGAACTGGAAAAACTCGCCAAGTCCGGTCAGCTGCCGGGCATGGGCGGCGGCGGCGGTCTTCCGGGCGGCCTGCCCGGCGGGATGCCGGGTCTTCCCGGCCCCGGCGGCGCGAAACTGCCGGGCCTCGGCGGCATGCCG